Part of the Cryptosporangium arvum DSM 44712 genome, TGGGCGTCGAGGGACGGCTGGGGGAGGTGCTCACCGGCGGCGCGCGCGACGAGGTCGTGCTGCGTCGCGGCCGCGTGCTGGTGCTGAACCGGATGAGCGTCACCAAGGACGGGCGTCGGCTCGGCTCGGTGACCACGCTGCGTGACCGCACTGAGCTCGCCCAGCTGGAGCGGGAGATGGGCTCGTTCCGCAGTTCGACGGAGTTGTTACGGGCGCAGGCCCACGAGTTCGCGAACCAGCTGCACACGATCTCGGGGCTCATCCAGATCGGCGAGTACGACGAGGTGGTGCAGTACGTCGAAGCGCTGGCGGACCACCGCGAGTCGCTGGACCTGACGCTGACCAGCCGGATCCACGACACCGCGGTCGCGGCGCTGCTGATGGCGAAGTCCGCGCAGGCGGCCGAGCGCCGGGTCCGGCTGCGCGTCTCTGAACGCACCGGGCTGGGCCGCCTCGAGGCCGAGGACGCCGCCGACATCGCCACCGTGGTGGGCAACCTCGTCGACAACGCGCTCGACGCCGCCGCGGTAGCCGACGCCGGGGACGACGCCTGGGTCGAGGTCGAGCTGCGTCACGACACCTCGACGGTGGAGATCGTCGTGCGTGACTCCGGTCCGGGGATCGCGCCCGAGCTCGCCCAGGAGGTCTTCACCCGGGGGTTCACCACGAAGGCCGCCGAGGGCGGCGAGCGGGGGATCGGCCTGGCCCTCACCCGGCTCGTCTGCAAGCGCCACGGCGGTGAGGTGTCGGTCGCGAACACCCCCGACGGCGCGATGTTCGTCGCTCGTCTGACCGTCGGGCGCCCGATGGAACCGGTCGACGCCCGCGAGCGCGTGGACGCATGATCACCGTGCTCGTCGTCGACGACGACTTCCGGGTGGCCCGGATCCACTGTGGTTTCGTGGAGCAGGTCGCGGGCTTCGCCGTGGTCGGTGTCGCGCACACCGGCCGCGAGGCCCTCGACGCGGTCGCGGCCCTGCGTCCCGATCTGGTGCTGCTCGACCTCTACCTGCCGGACGTCTTCGGCCTCGACGTGCTGGCCGAGTTGCGCACGTCGGCCCACGACTGCGACGTCCTCGTCATCTCCGCGGCCCGGGAAGCCGACGCCGTGCGCGGGGCCGTCCGCAACGGGATCGTCAACTACCTGCTCAAACCCTTCGGCTTCGACGATCTGCGCCGCCGGCTGCAGCAGTACGCCGCCCAGCGGGCCGGCCTCTACGCGACCGAGCTGGAGAACCAGGCCGACATCGACCGCGCGCTCTCGCAGGCCGCGCGCTCGGCGACGCAGGCGCTCCCCAAAGGACTGAGCGCGGAGACGGCCGCGCTCGTCGAGCGGACCGTGCGCGCCGCCGCCGTGACGCTGTCGGCCGCCGAGTGCGCGGACCGGGCCGGCATCTCCCGGGTCAGCGCCCGCCGCTACCTCGAGTTCCTCCGCGACACCGGCCGGGTCACGGTCACGCTTCGGTACGCACAGGGCCGCCCCGAACGACGCTACCGCTGGTCGGACTGACCCGGCTGCACCCCGCGCACACCCTCGATGAACAGGTCCAGGCCGAGCTCGAAGTAGGCCGGCTCGTTTCCGCAGTCGGTGAACGCGTCGGCCGAGGCCACCATGTTCGGGAACCGGTCCGGTGACAGCGCCTGCAGCGACGCCCGCTTCAGCCGGATGTGGTCCTCGCGCGCGGCCGGGTCCTCGCCGACCATCAGCCCCGGCTCCTGGGTCACCAGCGCCACGATCGTCTGCAGCGCGTGGCCGGAGAGCTGGGCCGACTGCTCGGGCGTGAACCCCGCGCCGCGCAGCAGGCCGAGGGCGCGCTCGGCCAGCTGCAGGCCCGGCTCGGAGAGCAGGAACCTCGTCTTCACCAGGTCGGCGACGGCCGGGTGGGCGCGCAACACGGTGAGCAGCTCGGACAACAGGTGACGCAACTGCTCGTGCCAGGGCCCGCCGGACCCGGCCGGCAGCGTCACGTCGGAGAGCACCTTCTCGGCGATGCCGTCGAGCAGCCGGTCCTTGTCCTTGAAGTGCCAGTACAACGCCATCGGCGTGACGCCCTGGTCCTGGGCCAGCCGGCGGATGGTCACCGCCTCGAGCCCTTCGGCGCCGGCGAGCGCGATCGCGCAGTCGACGATCCGCTCCCGCGTGAGCCGCTCCTTGACCGCCGCATCCGCCCGTTTTCTCGCCACGATTGACAACTATACGGCGTACATGTTTCGCTCTCAACCGTTCCTATACGACGTACATGTACGTCGTACGTGAGTAGACGAGGCGAATCAGCTATGCGACGTAGTCCGTGGGCCACCCTGGTGGTCCTGGCCCTGGCCCAGTTCATGGTGGTGTTGGACGTCACGATCGTGAACGTCGCGCTCCCCGACATCCAGGCCGACCTGGCCTTCACCCCCGACAACCTGCAGTGGGTGATCAGCGCGTACACGCTGGTCTTCGGCGGTTTCCTGTTACTCGGCGGGCGGGCCGCGGACCTGCTCGGCCGGCGGCGCCTCTTCGTCGCCGGGCTCGCGCTGTTCGGCGTCACCTCGTTGGTCGGTGGGCTCGCGCAGTCCCAGGAGGTGCTGATCGGCGTCCGCGCGCTGCAGGGTCTCGGCGGGGCGCTGCTCTCACCGGCCGCGCTGTCGATCCTCACGGTCACCTTCGCCCACGGCCGGGAACGCAACATCGCGCTCGGCATCTGGGGTGGCCTGGCCGGTCTCGGCGGCACCCTCGGCGTGATCGCCGGTGGGGTGCTCGTCGACAGCGCGGGCTGGGAGTGGGTGTTCTTCGTCAACGTGCCGATCGCGGCCGCGCTGGTGCTCGTCACGCCGGCGATCATCAGCGAGAGCCGGGTGCGGACCGGCGGGCCGCGGACGTTCGACGCCGCCGGCGCCGTGCTCGCGACCGGCGGTGTGCTGGCGCTGATCTACGGTGTGATCCGGGCCGAGCCGCTCGGCTGGAGCGCCGGTGAGGTCGTCGGCTCGCTGGTGGCGGCCGTCGTCCTGCTGGCCGCGTTCATCGTCGTCGAGCGCCGCTCCGCCGCACCGCTGGTGCCGATGCGGCTGTTCCGCTCCCGCGGGCTGAGCACCGCCACCGCCGCGCTGGCGCTCAACGGCGCCGCGTTCCTGGCGATGTTCTTCCTGACCGCGATCTTCCTGCAACAGGTGCGCGGCCTGTCGGCGCTCGAGACCGGGTTGCAGTTCCTGCCGATGGGCATCGCCGCGATCGTGGCCGCGGTCGGCGCCTCCCAGCTGGTGGCGCGGGTCGGCACCCGGCCGGTGATGTTCGTCGGCGCCGGGATCAGCGTCGCCGGGCTCTGGTTGCTCTCCCAGGTCGACGCCCGGGGCGACTACGCCACCGACCTGCTGCCCGGGTTGATCCTGTTCGGCGTCGGGATCATGGCGGTCGGTACGGCGGCGCAGATCGCGGCCGTCGCCGACGTGCGCCACGACGAGGCCGGCGCCGCGTCCGGCGTCGTCTCCTCCGGGTACCAGGTCGGTGGTGCGCTCGGGCTGGCGATCATCACCACACTGTCCACGTCGCACGTCACCGATCTGGTCTCGTCCGGTACCGCACCGGCGCAGGCGCTGGTGGAGGGCTTCCACCGCGGGCTGCTGGTGGCGGCCGTCTTCGCCGGCGTCAACCTGGTGATCGCGCTGGCGTCGCCGCAGCTCACCCCGGACGCCGAGCAGCTGGCCGAAGCTGTGGCGGTCTGACCGCGGGCCGCTCGCTACCCGTCCGACCAGCGGCGGATCAGAGCGGCCTGCCCCACCCGCTCGGAGCCGGGCGTGATCAGGTTCCAGACCGTCACGTCGTCGATCCAGAAGCGACGGCCCGACTTCGTGACGCGCGGCCCGCGGTAGTCGTCGGTGTAACCCTGGCGCCGCACCGCGTCCAGGAGCGCGGCCCGGGCGTTCCGGTCCTCCTCGCCGGCCGACAGCCGCGACGGCAGGCCGACGAACTCGTCCCAGCCGTACTCGAAGTGCTCCTGCGCGGTGCGGTTGGCGTACACGAAGACCGGGTCGGGCGAGGTGTCGTGGGCCAGCAGGCCGAACGGTGCGTCGTACAGCCACGCGGCCACGTCGGACACCTCGTCCGGCACCAGCCTGCCGCCCACAAGCGTGGCGTAACTGCTGGTGAGCAGTTCGGCTAAGTTGTCCATCCGGTCAGTGTCCCGGGCGGTCGATCCGTTCGAGCCAGCGGTCCAGCGGTGCGGTCTCGACCGGTTCGAGCGCCCCGGTCCCGGCCGGCGCCGGCCGCGCACGCAACTGGCGCGCCGCGGCCCGGCGGGCGTACCGCGCGAACCCGGCGTCGGCGAAGCGCGTCGAGCAGGCCGCGTTCGTCGCCGAAGAGCCGGTAGCGCACCGGCTGGGTGACACCGGCCTCCTCGCTGGGTCAACGGCCAGGTCGTGCGCGCTGACCCCTTGACGGAACGAACATGTTCGTTACGATCATGTTCATGCCACCGCGGAGGACACCCGTCAGCCGTCGCGACCGACCGGCCAAGCCGCCGCTCAGTCGCGACGGCGTGGTGGCGGTCGCGCTGGGCATCCTGCGCGAGGAAGGCCTGGAGCGGGTGACGATGCGGCGGCTGGCCGCGGAGCTCGACACCGGGCCGGCCTCGCTGTACGTCTACGTCCAGAACATGGCCGAACTGCACGGCGCCCTGCTCGACGCGTTGCTGGCCGACTTCCCGCTGACCGCGTCCGACCCGGTCGACCTGCTCGTCGACTACACGACGCTGCTCCTGGAGTACCCGAGCCTGGCGCGCTCGGTGCTCACGCTCTGGCCCTCCGGGCCCAACTACCTGCGTGTCATCGACGCACTGCTCGGCCGGTTGGCCGCGGCCGGCATCGCGCCGCGACCGGCCGCGTGGGGCGTCGACATCCTGCTCCAGCACGCCACCGCGAGCGCGGCCGAACACGGCACGCGTCGGGAATCGCCGGTGGCCGACGGTGAGTGGGAGGGGCTGCGTGCCGCGGTCCGGGACGCGCCGGACGCGACCTACCCGCACATCGCCGCGCACCGGGACGCACTGGTGTCCGGTGCGGGTGAACAGCGGCTGCGCTGGGCGTTCGCCGCGCTGGTGAACGGAATCGCCGCGACCGGGTGACGGTCGTGTGCCCATCACGAACATGTTCGTCACGAACACGTTCTTCAGATCGAGGAGAAATCATGCACATCGCGATCGTCGGAGCAGGTCTCGGTGGCCTCACGCTGGCCCGGGTCCTGCACGTCAACGGCATCGACGCCACCATCTACGAACTGGAGGCGTCCGCCGAGGCCCGCACCCAGGGCGGAATGCTGGACATCCACGAGGAGGACGGCCAGCGAGCCCTGCGCGACGCCGGCCTGCACGAGCGGTTCCGGGCCCGGGTGCACGGGGGCGGCGAGGCGACCCGGGTGCTCGACCGGCACAACACCGTGCGGCTCGACGAGCCCGACGACGGGCAGGGTGGCCGGCCCGAGATCGACCGCGGGCACCTGCGCCGGCTGCTGCTGGATTCGCTGCCCGAGGGCACGATCCGGTGGGGGAGCAAGCTGGTCGGGGCGGCACCGCTCGGGGACGGGCGCCACGAGCTGACGTTCGCGGACGGATCCACGGTGGTCAGCGACCTGCTCGTCGGTGCGGACGGCGCCTGGTCACGGATCCGGCCGCTGGTGTCGGCCGCGGCCCCGGCCTACACCGGGATCTCGTTCGCCGAGGTGGACCTGCTCGACGCCGACCGTCGTCACCCCGGCCCGGCCGCGGTCGTCGGCGGCGGAATGCTGTTCGCGCTCGGCCCCGACCGGGGGTTCCTCGCGCACCGGGAGGCCGACGGAAGCCTGCACGTCTACGTGGCGCTGCGGAAGCCGGCCGACTGGATCCGCGGAGCCGACCGGGCCGCGCTGCTGGACGAGTTCGCCGGGTGGGCGCCGGAGCTGCGGACACTGATCGCCGAGGCCGACGGTCCGATCACCCCGCGGACGATCCACGCGCTGCCGATCGGTCACCGGTGGGACCGGGTTCCCGGGGTCACGCTCATCGGTGACGCGGCGCACCTGATGTCCCCGTTCGCCGGCGCGGGCGCGAACCTCGCGATGTTCGACGGGTCGGAGCTGGCGCGGGCGATCGTCGCGAACCCCGGTGACGTCGAGGCCGCGCTCGCCGCCTACGAGGAGCCGATGTTCGTCCGCAGCGCGGAGATCGCCGCGGAGGCCGCCGGAACGCTGGAGATCTGTTTCCGCGCGGACGCTCCGCAGGGCCTGCTGGACCTGTTCGCCGGAGTGCAGTGACCTACTACAGTGCCACTATGACTAGGCCAAAAGCATGATCGCCGGGATGAGCGTCAGCCGGCACTCGGACGTGCCGGTCTACCGGCAGATCGTGTCCCAGCTGACGCTGATGATCGAGATGGGGCTGCTGACCGACGGCGAGCGGCTCCCCGGGTCGCGGCTGCTGGCCAGCAACCTCGGCATCAACCGCAACACGGTCGCCCACGCCTACGGCGAGCTGCGTGAGCTCGGGCTGGTCGAGCCGCGGGGCCGCAACGGCATGGTCGTGGTCGGGGGAAAGGGCGCGCGGACGTCGTCGGAGGCGCGCAACCGGGCGCGGGAGATCCTCGCGGCCGCGGCCCGCGAGTGCCTGCAGCTCGGGCTGAGCGCCCCCGAGATCCGCGACCTGATCGGCGGCCTGGCCGCCTGGGAGGCCGAGAAGGTACTCGCGGTGTCGTTCGTGGAGTGCAACCGCGAACGCGCGGAGTACTTCGCGGCCGAGCTGGCGGCCCGGCTCGCGGTGCCGGTGAAGCCGCTCGTGCTGGGCGAGTTCGACGCCGACGCCGAACGCCCCGACCTGGTCCTGACCACGTTCTTCCACCTGGCCGAGGTGCGCGGCCGGCTGCGCGGCCCGTCCACCGAGGTCGTGGCGATCGTGGCGGCGCCGCACATCCGGACGCTCGTGCAGATCGCCGAGGTGCCGAAGGACCGCACGGTGGGGGTGCTGTACTCGACGAACGACCAGGCCGTGAGCATCCGGGACTCGCTGGCCCAGGCCGGCGTCACGAACGTCGTGGTGCTCTCGGGCACCGGCGACGCCGAGCTGCGTGGCGTCGAGGCGGTGATCGTTCCGAGCGAGCTGCCGGAGCTGGCCCGGGCGCTGGCGGCGAAACGGGTGCGGGTGATCGAGTACGGCAACGTGCTGGACGCCGCGTCGGTGCGGATGGCCGCGGAGGTGATGCGTGAACTCCAGCTCGCGCGTAGTCTGCGGGAATGAGTGGCACAGATAGCTATGACACAAACCTCGTGCGGTACAGCCCCGGGTTCTCGCCGCGGGTGATTTCGCGGGCCGCGGGGTCGTACGTCTACGACGTGTCCGGCGCGCCGATCCTCGACTTCACGTCCGGGCAGATGAGCGCGGTGCTCGGCCACTCCCACCCCGACGTCGTCGCGGCCGTGACGGCGGCGGTCTCGAACCTCGACCACGTGTTCAGCGGGATGCTCACCACGCCGCTCCTCGAGTTCGCGTCCCGGCTGGCCGGCACTCTTCCCGCCGCCCTGTCGAAGGTGCTGCTGCTCACCACCGGGGCGGAGTCCAACGAGGCCGCGCTGAAGATGGCCAAGGTCTTCACCGGCAAGTACGAGGTGGTGTCGTTCGACCGGTCGTGGCACGGCATGACCGCGGGCGCCGCGTCGCTGACGTTCTCGGCCGGGCGCCGGAGCCTCGGGCCGGCGATGCCGGGCAGCCTCGTGCTGCCGACGCCGGATCCGGTGCGCTCGCCGTTCCGCGCCGCCGACGGGTCGCACGACTGGCGCACCGAGCTCGAGTACGGCTTCCAGCTGATCGACCGGCAGTCCAGCGGGAGCCTCGCCGCGTGCCTGATCGAGCCGATCCTCTCCTCGGGTGGGCTGATCGAGCTGCCGGTGGGCTACCTCGCGCGCCTCGCGGAGCTGTGCCGCGAGCGCGGGATGCTGATGATCCTCGACGAAGCGCAGACCGGGCTCGGCCGCACCGGGACGATGTACGCGTTCGAGCGCGACGGCGTCGTGCCCGACCTCCTCACGCTCTCGAAGACGCTCGGCGCGGGGCTGCCGGTCGCGGCGGTCGTGACCTCCGACGAGATCGAGCAGGTCTGTCATGCGCGGGGCTTCTTGTTCTTCACCACGCACGTCTCGGATCCGCTCGCGGCGTCCGTCGGGCTCGCGGTGCTCGACGTGATCGAGCGCGACGGCCTGGTCGCGCGGTCGGCGGCGCTCGGCGAGCACCTGCGCGAGCGCCTGCTCGGCCTGCGCGAGCGCCACGACGTCGTGGTGGACGTGCGCGGGCGCGGGCTGCTGCAGGGCATCGAGCTCGGCGGAGACTCCCCGGAGAAGCTGGCCGCCGCGGTCACCGACGAGTGCCTCCGGCGAGGCCTGCACGTCAACATCGTGCAGTTGCCGGGGATGGGCGGCGTCATGCGGATCGCCCCGCCGCTGACGATCAGCGACGCCGAACTCGACCACGGCACCGACGTCCTCGACGCCGCGATCGCCGCCGTCGGATGAGGCCTCTGTCCACAGGGAGGAAGCGCCGGGCCGAAGTTGTCGGCGGGGGCTCCTAGGATCGTTGCCGTGGACGCGCCGACTACCCCCCTGGACGTGCTGCGCCGAACCTTCGGCTACGACGCCTTCCGCGGCGAGCAGCAAGAGATCATCGACCACCTGGTCGGCGGTGGAGACGCACTCGTGCTGATGCCGACCGGCGGCGGCAAATCGCTCTGCTACCAGATCCCCGCGCTGGTGCGCGATGGCGTCGGCGTCGTCATCTCGCCGTTGATCGCGCTCATGCAGGACCAGGTCGACGCGCTGACCGCGCTCGGCGTGCGGGCCGGGTTCCTCAACTCGAGCCAGCAGCTGGAAGAGCGCCGCACGGTGGAGAAGGCGTTTCTCAGCGGCGATCTCGATCTGCTCTACCTCGCGCCGGAAGCGCTGGCCGGCGGCTCGTCGGCCACCATGCGCCTGCTGGAGCGCGGCTCCATCTCGCTCTTCGCCATCGACGAGGCACACTGCGTCGCGCAGTGGGGCCACGACTTCCGGCCCGATTACCTGGCCCTGTCGATGCTCCACGAGCGCTGGCCCGAGGTGCCCCGCATCGCGCTGACGGCCACGGCGACGTCGAACACCCGGGCCGAGATCGCCACCCGCCTCCAACTCGACGACGCCCGGCATTTCGTCGCGAGCTTCGACCGCCCCAACATCCGGTACCGCATCGCGCCCAAGGCCGAGCCGCGCAAGCAGTTGCTCGAACTGCTGCGCACCGAACACCAGGGCGACGCGGGCATCGTCTACTGCCTGTCCCGGGCCTCGGTGGAGAAGACCGCCGATTTCCTGGTCGCGCAGGGTATCCCGGCGCTGCCGTACCACGCCGGCCTCGACTCCCGTACCCGCTCCGAGAACCAGTCCCGCTTCCTCCGCGAGGACGGGCTGGTCATGGTCGCGACGATCGCGTTCGGCATGGGCATCGACAAGCCGGACGTGCGGTTCGTCGCACACCTCGACCTGCCGAAGTCGGTCGAGGGTTACTACCAGGAGACCGGCCGGGCCGGGCGGGACGGGCTGCCGTCCACGGCCTGGCTCGCCTACGGCCTGCAGGACGTCGTCCAGCAGCGCAAGATGATCGACGGCTCCGAGGGCGACCTGGCCCACCGCCGGATGCTGGCCCAGCACCTCGACGCGATGCTGGCACTGTGCGAGACCGTCGACTGCCGACGGTCGCGGCTGCTGGCCTATTTCGGTCAGGAGGGCACCGCCGAGTGCGGCAACTGCGACACCTGCCTGGAGCCACCCGAATCCTGGGACGGCACGGTGCCGGCGCAGAAGCTGCTCTCCACGATCGTCCGCCTCGACCGGGAGCGCGGGCAGAAGTTCGGCGCCGGTCAGTCGATCGACATCCTGCTCGGGCGGCAGACCGAGAAGACCACCCGCTTCAACCACGACGCGCTGAGCGTCTTCGGCATCGGCACCGAGCTGAGCGAGCCGCAGTGGCGCGGGGTCGTCCGGCAGCTGCTGGCGCAGGGTCTGCTCGCGGTCGAGGGCGAGTACGGCGTGCTCGGGCTCACCGAGAAGAGCGGGCCGGTGCTCGGCGGCCAGCGCAAGGTGATGATGCGGCGCGAACCCGAGCGGGTGAAGTCCCGCGGCGGCGGCACGAAGGTCGCCAAGGGCAAGCCCGCGGTGGATCTCGCGCCCGAAGCCCAGGGCGTCTTCGAGCGGCTGCGTACCTGGCGCGGGGCGGCGGCCAAGGAACAGGGCGTGCCCGCGTACGTCATCTTCCACGACGCGACGCTGCGCCAGATCGCCACCGATTCGCCGGCGTCGCTGAGCGCGCTGAGTCAGGTCAGTGGCGTCGGCGAGAACAAGCTGGCCAAGTACGGCGAGCAGATCCTGGAGGTCCTCGCGGAGAGCGCGTGAACCTGGCGTCCCGATCCTCCGACTGAACCGGGTGAGGAGGCCGGGATGACCGATGAACTGCTTGTGGTGCGCTCCCAGCTCGGCGAGCGCGACGCGTTCGCCGACCTGGTGCGCGCCTGGCACGACCCACTGACCAACTACGTCCGGCGCATGCTGGGGGCGGGGCGGTCGGACGACGTCGTGCAGGAGGTGTGGCTGGCCGTCGTGCGCGGCCTGCCCCGGCTGCGCGACCCGGTCCGCTTCCCGCCGTGGCTGTTCAGCATCGCCCGCCGCGCGGTGACGAACCGCCTCCGCGACGAGTACGCCCGCCCGGAACTCGGCGCCGAGGTCGAGGGCGTCGGACCCGACATCGACGATGCCGTGCTCGATCGGGCCGCGGTGGTGGCGAGTGTGGGCGCGTTACCCGTGCGTGAGCGGGAGGTCGTGGTCCTGTTCTACCTGCTCGACCTGTCCCTGGAGTCCTGCGCCGAGATCTGTGGGATCCCGGTCGGCACCGTCAAATCGCGCCTGTCCCGGGGCCGCCGGATGTTGCGCGACGAGTTCACTCAGAAAGGGTTCGCGCGATGAACGCCGAGGACGTCGTCTCCCGTCTCGACCGGCGGCTGTCGTTGCGCCGCCGCGTCGCCACCGTGGCCGTGGCGCTGGCCGGTGCCGCGGTCGCCGCGGTCGTTCTCGCCCTCTGGGCCACCGAACCGCACCTGCCCGCGCGCACCCAGGTGGCGTTCGGCGTGATCGCCGCCGGCGGGCTCGGGTGGGTCGGGTACGGCGCCTGGGTGCTGCGCCGCCGCACGCCGCTGCTGGCGCTCGACCGGGTCGTCGCCGGCTGGCTGGCGTTGGCGGTCACCATCGCGGTCGGGCTGACCGTCACGGCGATCGCGCTCTCCCGGGGGCGCGGCGAGTTCACGGTCCTCGCGGGGGCGTTCGTGCTGGTCGCGGCCATCAACGTCGCCCGGGCCCGCGCGTACCGGGGGAAGCTGCTGCGCCGCAAACGCGAACTGGGCGGCTGACGGGTGTATCAGCGGGCCGCGGTCCGGCTCTGTCTCCGGGAGAACCCCGGGGAGGGATCGATGGAGCACACCGAGCGGCTGGCGATCGTCCGGCTCGCGGCCACGTACCACGACACGCTGGGACGGGTACAGACCGCGACCCAACTGGACGCCGTCCTCCGGCTGGGTCGCGAGCTGTCCACCACACTCCCGGCCGATCAGGCCGAACTCTTCGCCCGCCTCTGCCGAGCCCGCGACGCAGCCACCCGAGGAGCCG contains:
- a CDS encoding sensor histidine kinase; this encodes MVVTSRRSTLAGQLLALQLVVIVVVLVAIAALSVAQSAATFDRVEGRRVAALAEQLADNPLVRTQLGEPAPGETLAPLVQTIRTQSGVTSVTIADADGIVVSSTDPLLTRGRLPLGSAGVADGRSWSGELRLNGSLELVAQVPVLGAEPQNLGRQLGVVVIGEASPTLQQRALDASSHLAIYLGLASVVGLLGSWLLARRIKRQTLGLEPREIAGLAEHREAMLYGIAEGVIALDPHDRVTLVNAVGLRLLDLPEECVGATLTELGVEGRLGEVLTGGARDEVVLRRGRVLVLNRMSVTKDGRRLGSVTTLRDRTELAQLEREMGSFRSSTELLRAQAHEFANQLHTISGLIQIGEYDEVVQYVEALADHRESLDLTLTSRIHDTAVAALLMAKSAQAAERRVRLRVSERTGLGRLEAEDAADIATVVGNLVDNALDAAAVADAGDDAWVEVELRHDTSTVEIVVRDSGPGIAPELAQEVFTRGFTTKAAEGGERGIGLALTRLVCKRHGGEVSVANTPDGAMFVARLTVGRPMEPVDARERVDA
- a CDS encoding response regulator encodes the protein MITVLVVDDDFRVARIHCGFVEQVAGFAVVGVAHTGREALDAVAALRPDLVLLDLYLPDVFGLDVLAELRTSAHDCDVLVISAAREADAVRGAVRNGIVNYLLKPFGFDDLRRRLQQYAAQRAGLYATELENQADIDRALSQAARSATQALPKGLSAETAALVERTVRAAAVTLSAAECADRAGISRVSARRYLEFLRDTGRVTVTLRYAQGRPERRYRWSD
- a CDS encoding TetR/AcrR family transcriptional regulator, with product MARKRADAAVKERLTRERIVDCAIALAGAEGLEAVTIRRLAQDQGVTPMALYWHFKDKDRLLDGIAEKVLSDVTLPAGSGGPWHEQLRHLLSELLTVLRAHPAVADLVKTRFLLSEPGLQLAERALGLLRGAGFTPEQSAQLSGHALQTIVALVTQEPGLMVGEDPAAREDHIRLKRASLQALSPDRFPNMVASADAFTDCGNEPAYFELGLDLFIEGVRGVQPGQSDQR
- a CDS encoding MFS transporter; translated protein: MRRSPWATLVVLALAQFMVVLDVTIVNVALPDIQADLAFTPDNLQWVISAYTLVFGGFLLLGGRAADLLGRRRLFVAGLALFGVTSLVGGLAQSQEVLIGVRALQGLGGALLSPAALSILTVTFAHGRERNIALGIWGGLAGLGGTLGVIAGGVLVDSAGWEWVFFVNVPIAAALVLVTPAIISESRVRTGGPRTFDAAGAVLATGGVLALIYGVIRAEPLGWSAGEVVGSLVAAVVLLAAFIVVERRSAAPLVPMRLFRSRGLSTATAALALNGAAFLAMFFLTAIFLQQVRGLSALETGLQFLPMGIAAIVAAVGASQLVARVGTRPVMFVGAGISVAGLWLLSQVDARGDYATDLLPGLILFGVGIMAVGTAAQIAAVADVRHDEAGAASGVVSSGYQVGGALGLAIITTLSTSHVTDLVSSGTAPAQALVEGFHRGLLVAAVFAGVNLVIALASPQLTPDAEQLAEAVAV
- a CDS encoding MEKHLA domain-containing protein, producing the protein MDNLAELLTSSYATLVGGRLVPDEVSDVAAWLYDAPFGLLAHDTSPDPVFVYANRTAQEHFEYGWDEFVGLPSRLSAGEEDRNARAALLDAVRRQGYTDDYRGPRVTKSGRRFWIDDVTVWNLITPGSERVGQAALIRRWSDG
- a CDS encoding TetR/AcrR family transcriptional regulator; this encodes MFVTIMFMPPRRTPVSRRDRPAKPPLSRDGVVAVALGILREEGLERVTMRRLAAELDTGPASLYVYVQNMAELHGALLDALLADFPLTASDPVDLLVDYTTLLLEYPSLARSVLTLWPSGPNYLRVIDALLGRLAAAGIAPRPAAWGVDILLQHATASAAEHGTRRESPVADGEWEGLRAAVRDAPDATYPHIAAHRDALVSGAGEQRLRWAFAALVNGIAATG
- a CDS encoding FAD-dependent oxidoreductase yields the protein MHIAIVGAGLGGLTLARVLHVNGIDATIYELEASAEARTQGGMLDIHEEDGQRALRDAGLHERFRARVHGGGEATRVLDRHNTVRLDEPDDGQGGRPEIDRGHLRRLLLDSLPEGTIRWGSKLVGAAPLGDGRHELTFADGSTVVSDLLVGADGAWSRIRPLVSAAAPAYTGISFAEVDLLDADRRHPGPAAVVGGGMLFALGPDRGFLAHREADGSLHVYVALRKPADWIRGADRAALLDEFAGWAPELRTLIAEADGPITPRTIHALPIGHRWDRVPGVTLIGDAAHLMSPFAGAGANLAMFDGSELARAIVANPGDVEAALAAYEEPMFVRSAEIAAEAAGTLEICFRADAPQGLLDLFAGVQ
- a CDS encoding GntR family transcriptional regulator, whose protein sequence is MSVSRHSDVPVYRQIVSQLTLMIEMGLLTDGERLPGSRLLASNLGINRNTVAHAYGELRELGLVEPRGRNGMVVVGGKGARTSSEARNRAREILAAAARECLQLGLSAPEIRDLIGGLAAWEAEKVLAVSFVECNRERAEYFAAELAARLAVPVKPLVLGEFDADAERPDLVLTTFFHLAEVRGRLRGPSTEVVAIVAAPHIRTLVQIAEVPKDRTVGVLYSTNDQAVSIRDSLAQAGVTNVVVLSGTGDAELRGVEAVIVPSELPELARALAAKRVRVIEYGNVLDAASVRMAAEVMRELQLARSLRE
- a CDS encoding aspartate aminotransferase family protein, yielding MSGTDSYDTNLVRYSPGFSPRVISRAAGSYVYDVSGAPILDFTSGQMSAVLGHSHPDVVAAVTAAVSNLDHVFSGMLTTPLLEFASRLAGTLPAALSKVLLLTTGAESNEAALKMAKVFTGKYEVVSFDRSWHGMTAGAASLTFSAGRRSLGPAMPGSLVLPTPDPVRSPFRAADGSHDWRTELEYGFQLIDRQSSGSLAACLIEPILSSGGLIELPVGYLARLAELCRERGMLMILDEAQTGLGRTGTMYAFERDGVVPDLLTLSKTLGAGLPVAAVVTSDEIEQVCHARGFLFFTTHVSDPLAASVGLAVLDVIERDGLVARSAALGEHLRERLLGLRERHDVVVDVRGRGLLQGIELGGDSPEKLAAAVTDECLRRGLHVNIVQLPGMGGVMRIAPPLTISDAELDHGTDVLDAAIAAVG
- the recQ gene encoding DNA helicase RecQ, with protein sequence MDAPTTPLDVLRRTFGYDAFRGEQQEIIDHLVGGGDALVLMPTGGGKSLCYQIPALVRDGVGVVISPLIALMQDQVDALTALGVRAGFLNSSQQLEERRTVEKAFLSGDLDLLYLAPEALAGGSSATMRLLERGSISLFAIDEAHCVAQWGHDFRPDYLALSMLHERWPEVPRIALTATATSNTRAEIATRLQLDDARHFVASFDRPNIRYRIAPKAEPRKQLLELLRTEHQGDAGIVYCLSRASVEKTADFLVAQGIPALPYHAGLDSRTRSENQSRFLREDGLVMVATIAFGMGIDKPDVRFVAHLDLPKSVEGYYQETGRAGRDGLPSTAWLAYGLQDVVQQRKMIDGSEGDLAHRRMLAQHLDAMLALCETVDCRRSRLLAYFGQEGTAECGNCDTCLEPPESWDGTVPAQKLLSTIVRLDRERGQKFGAGQSIDILLGRQTEKTTRFNHDALSVFGIGTELSEPQWRGVVRQLLAQGLLAVEGEYGVLGLTEKSGPVLGGQRKVMMRREPERVKSRGGGTKVAKGKPAVDLAPEAQGVFERLRTWRGAAAKEQGVPAYVIFHDATLRQIATDSPASLSALSQVSGVGENKLAKYGEQILEVLAESA
- a CDS encoding RNA polymerase sigma factor: MTDELLVVRSQLGERDAFADLVRAWHDPLTNYVRRMLGAGRSDDVVQEVWLAVVRGLPRLRDPVRFPPWLFSIARRAVTNRLRDEYARPELGAEVEGVGPDIDDAVLDRAAVVASVGALPVREREVVVLFYLLDLSLESCAEICGIPVGTVKSRLSRGRRMLRDEFTQKGFAR